The following coding sequences are from one Prochlorococcus sp. MIT 0604 window:
- a CDS encoding phosphoesterase, translating to MIERWALVSGLKGDLDTYELIQKDLKKTPGNITLFVLGDMIGPEKNCNRLLYRLINPKSNDLQPWCIYGWWEEQILLESGYRGDQRAEALRINKGEEVVKSLTNAVDKSFLDWIAALQFGFVELDCGLIHGSSKDVGENLTLDTPPLTLLDRLTRLQVNRLFTARSKQQFHLELTEGIVNSEVEDLNGNRKKEQKVPQKAVIGIGAGKNYTLYDVGTDNTQFVQAGYKTEKRIKGFGRL from the coding sequence ATGATAGAACGCTGGGCACTCGTAAGTGGTCTTAAAGGGGATCTAGATACTTATGAACTTATTCAAAAAGACTTAAAAAAAACTCCTGGTAATATAACTCTTTTTGTTTTGGGGGATATGATAGGTCCTGAAAAAAACTGTAATAGGCTTCTCTATAGGTTAATTAATCCAAAAAGTAATGATTTACAACCATGGTGCATATATGGTTGGTGGGAAGAACAAATCCTCTTGGAAAGTGGTTACCGTGGTGATCAAAGAGCTGAAGCTTTGAGAATAAATAAGGGTGAAGAAGTAGTTAAGTCTCTTACGAATGCTGTAGACAAATCATTTCTTGATTGGATAGCAGCACTTCAATTTGGATTTGTTGAACTTGATTGTGGTTTGATTCACGGAAGCTCAAAAGATGTTGGCGAAAATTTAACACTAGATACGCCGCCACTGACACTCCTTGATAGACTTACACGTCTTCAGGTAAACAGATTATTTACTGCAAGAAGTAAACAACAGTTTCACTTGGAATTGACAGAGGGGATTGTTAATTCTGAAGTAGAAGATTTAAATGGAAATCGTAAGAAAGAGCAGAAAGTTCCTCAAAAAGCTGTTATTGGTATTGGGGCAGGAAAAAATTATACTCTTTATGATGTCGGTACTGATAATACTCAATTCGTACAAGCAGGATATAAAACAGAAAAAAGAATTAAGGGATTTGGAAGGCTTTAG
- a CDS encoding GLTT repeat protein yields the protein MKDSENTNQNKNDAPAHCGSKPKKIAIGIAPLGYISIGIVPMGIVTIGIVPMGVVSLGVVAMGVINASIVGMGVFSAGITTMGLKVWTPIGPNIEQSIKQNNSSDSMNIYAYPTKAKAIEEAKKLGCKGIHKMGDLWMPCATHGLGK from the coding sequence ATGAAGGATTCAGAAAATACCAATCAAAATAAAAATGATGCTCCTGCACATTGCGGCAGTAAGCCAAAAAAGATTGCAATTGGAATAGCTCCTCTTGGATATATATCAATTGGAATAGTCCCCATGGGCATTGTCACCATTGGAATTGTGCCAATGGGAGTAGTTTCTCTTGGTGTAGTTGCAATGGGGGTAATAAATGCCTCGATAGTTGGAATGGGGGTTTTCTCTGCTGGAATCACCACTATGGGATTAAAAGTTTGGACTCCCATAGGACCTAACATTGAACAAAGCATTAAACAAAATAATTCTTCAGATTCAATGAATATTTATGCATATCCGACAAAAGCCAAAGCTATTGAAGAAGCCAAAAAACTTGGATGCAAAGGAATTCATAAAATGGGTGATTTATGGATGCCATGTGCAACTCATGGGTTAGGGAAATAA
- a CDS encoding tetratricopeptide repeat protein: MQVYQDLLDMENQSILENPNDIASYKRRAALNRTFDPLSAISDLTKVLEIDPSQTDLYLQLGAIKKNIGNIEDAFKDINKFLEIFPDSIVGLANLGWLYLLIDKSTSAIETFKKCCSFEAKNNIEREHQLEVLEFLNEMSKKDEK; the protein is encoded by the coding sequence ATGCAAGTTTATCAAGATTTATTAGATATGGAAAACCAATCTATTTTAGAAAATCCAAACGATATTGCTTCATACAAAAGAAGAGCAGCTCTTAATAGAACATTTGATCCATTAAGTGCTATTTCTGATCTAACAAAAGTTTTAGAAATAGATCCATCTCAGACTGATCTTTACTTGCAACTAGGAGCAATTAAAAAAAATATAGGGAATATTGAAGATGCTTTTAAAGATATAAATAAATTTTTAGAGATTTTCCCAGATAGTATTGTTGGCTTAGCAAATCTGGGATGGTTATATTTACTAATTGATAAAAGTACTTCTGCAATAGAAACTTTTAAAAAATGTTGTAGTTTTGAAGCTAAAAATAATATTGAACGTGAGCATCAACTTGAAGTATTGGAATTTTTAAATGAAATGTCAAAGAAAGATGAAAAATAA
- a CDS encoding thermonuclease family protein, producing the protein MVNLKSLIIVFFGFLGLSVYSKVDAHNGRLASDGCHNQKATGERHCHDNPASESKKKIIKKTNKINNDVVVIDSCYDGDTCKTTSGEKIRLACIDTPELRGPRADLEPAKAARDFLNSYVAGEEVSIRRITKDRYERTVAELAKDGLNIQKLMVSKGYAKIYKKYADPCPWASNFSGNISADVESSPIENSLSCPNFVLAGGKKYCI; encoded by the coding sequence TTGGTAAATTTAAAATCCCTAATAATAGTTTTCTTTGGTTTTTTGGGGCTATCAGTTTATTCCAAAGTTGATGCACATAACGGGAGACTAGCGTCTGATGGATGTCACAATCAAAAAGCTACTGGAGAAAGACATTGTCATGATAATCCTGCTTCAGAATCTAAGAAAAAAATAATTAAAAAAACAAATAAAATAAATAATGATGTAGTTGTAATAGATAGTTGTTACGACGGAGATACTTGTAAAACAACAAGTGGAGAAAAAATTAGACTTGCATGTATAGATACTCCTGAACTTAGGGGACCAAGAGCTGATCTAGAGCCAGCAAAAGCTGCAAGAGATTTTTTAAATAGTTACGTTGCAGGTGAGGAGGTATCTATAAGAAGGATTACCAAAGATCGTTACGAAAGAACAGTTGCGGAGTTAGCAAAAGATGGACTAAATATTCAAAAATTGATGGTATCAAAAGGATATGCAAAGATATACAAAAAGTATGCTGATCCTTGTCCTTGGGCATCAAATTTTTCAGGTAATATTTCTGCTGATGTTGAAAGTTCGCCTATAGAAAATAGTCTTTCTTGCCCTAACTTTGTATTAGCAGGAGGCAAAAAATATTGTATATAA
- a CDS encoding thermonuclease family protein — MSPFLVIFLVISFSSEAYSALPTTIIKSCYDGDTCTTTDGEKIRLACIDTPELKGKRAEPATAKEARDFLNNLMSNKKVSIRRITNDRYGRTVGELFINGINVQEVLVQKGYGKIYERYADQCKWTKEQ; from the coding sequence ATGAGCCCCTTTTTAGTAATTTTTCTAGTAATTAGTTTTTCTTCAGAAGCATATTCAGCTCTACCAACCACAATCATCAAAAGTTGTTACGACGGAGATACCTGTACAACAACTGATGGAGAGAAAATAAGACTTGCTTGTATAGATACTCCAGAATTAAAAGGTAAAAGAGCTGAGCCTGCTACAGCTAAAGAAGCGAGGGATTTTCTAAATAATTTAATGTCAAATAAAAAAGTTTCTATTAGAAGAATTACTAATGATAGGTATGGAAGAACAGTTGGCGAGTTATTTATAAATGGTATAAATGTTCAAGAAGTTCTTGTTCAAAAAGGATATGGAAAAATTTATGAAAGATATGCAGACCAATGTAAATGGACTAAAGAACAATAG
- a CDS encoding HNH endonuclease signature motif containing protein, whose translation MEGFLALIFVVWCIWNMYKTFNKNINRGLSNDWNKLNQEDEKEYLREEISRRKSERVSSFKQSLKGSCICGCNGIPMTLLPSYSIDYEKYKYCPARLQRKKTGFYINNSGKLVEWIPSRKKLSLERRYKKIKQKEQKELRDNIRKEKEKETQRRLKEQQIAEWIAQGNTGLKPLSIEEARYRKMKTYIGKPCRLGHIERFTRNSDCVICAMTASKLRDAMKRGAYPIKLNEDEKEQVIRIYEEAKRLSKETGIEHHVDHIKPVSKGGTNHPSNLQILTAKENLSKGDKWQDKN comes from the coding sequence ATGGAAGGATTTTTAGCTCTTATTTTTGTGGTTTGGTGCATTTGGAATATGTACAAAACATTTAATAAAAATATTAATAGAGGATTATCTAATGATTGGAACAAATTAAATCAAGAAGATGAAAAAGAATACCTCAGAGAGGAAATTAGTAGACGCAAAAGTGAAAGAGTTTCTAGTTTTAAACAAAGTCTCAAGGGTAGTTGTATTTGTGGCTGCAACGGCATCCCAATGACTTTATTACCTTCATATTCAATTGATTATGAGAAATATAAATATTGTCCTGCAAGATTACAAAGAAAAAAAACAGGTTTTTATATCAATAATTCAGGCAAACTTGTTGAATGGATCCCCTCAAGAAAAAAGCTTTCCCTTGAAAGACGTTATAAGAAAATAAAGCAAAAAGAACAAAAAGAATTAAGGGATAACATTCGGAAAGAAAAAGAAAAAGAAACTCAAAGAAGATTAAAAGAACAACAAATAGCTGAATGGATTGCACAGGGCAATACAGGTTTAAAACCTTTATCTATAGAAGAAGCAAGATATAGAAAAATGAAAACCTATATAGGCAAACCCTGTCGACTTGGACATATTGAGCGTTTTACAAGAAATAGTGATTGTGTAATTTGTGCTATGACTGCTTCAAAATTAAGGGATGCTATGAAACGAGGTGCATACCCAATCAAATTAAATGAAGATGAAAAGGAGCAAGTAATTAGAATTTATGAGGAAGCAAAAAGATTAAGTAAAGAAACAGGTATAGAGCATCATGTGGATCATATTAAACCAGTTTCTAAAGGTGGAACTAATCACCCAAGCAATCTACAAATCTTGACCGCCAAGGAAAATCTTTCAAAAGGGGACAAATGGCAAGACAAAAATTAA
- a CDS encoding DUF3721 domain-containing protein has product MKQTLILAPFFLITFLFSLGCTSKVEETKTPALFETRKEAEKAAKSFNCTGAHRMGNKWMPCATHESHESSHDKHKKDHNHHHHHH; this is encoded by the coding sequence TTGAAACAAACATTAATCCTTGCTCCATTTTTCTTAATAACTTTCCTATTTAGTCTTGGCTGCACTTCAAAAGTTGAAGAAACAAAAACCCCTGCACTTTTTGAAACCAGAAAAGAGGCTGAAAAAGCTGCTAAAAGTTTTAATTGCACTGGAGCTCATAGAATGGGGAATAAGTGGATGCCTTGCGCAACTCATGAATCTCATGAAAGTTCTCATGACAAGCACAAAAAGGATCACAATCACCACCATCATCATCATTAA
- a CDS encoding tetratricopeptide repeat protein — MEERYPDKCSRCGAPIEWEEGASFSKCGFCGKKNFAEKGVLNKYLDFSTFRNPKKIIENPTRLLIILPITFIFLFMVSTFKKQTIIIENKINPDQILSLFDKETDTKKEKENLEAEQIKTSSQKEEEKKELLDMDQGSPEAAQEYIERLREIFLIPGKEQETIKLANIALNLHKNSARAFNYRAVAKSKLKDYQAAIDDFNMASEIDPSSPEIYFNRGLTKHKIKDYVGAIIDFTKAIEIKPDYASAYNNRGSSKYLLNDYTRSIIDFTKAIEIKPDYASAYKNRASSKIKIDDRIGALNDLTKAIKIKPDFEGAYAIRGLTKHQLEDYKGAINDYTKAIKIRPADLLYKYRGISKFKLLDKKGACSDFRNVSELNNKYWENWFIDQCNIK, encoded by the coding sequence TTGGAAGAAAGATATCCCGATAAATGTTCAAGATGTGGAGCTCCAATTGAATGGGAGGAAGGAGCGTCTTTTTCAAAGTGCGGATTTTGTGGCAAAAAGAATTTTGCTGAAAAAGGAGTTCTAAATAAATATTTAGACTTTTCTACTTTTAGAAATCCGAAAAAAATAATTGAAAACCCAACAAGACTTTTAATAATATTACCAATTACTTTTATTTTTTTGTTCATGGTTTCAACTTTTAAAAAACAAACAATCATAATAGAAAACAAAATCAATCCCGATCAAATACTATCCCTTTTTGATAAGGAAACTGATACAAAAAAGGAAAAAGAAAATTTAGAAGCTGAGCAAATTAAAACATCATCCCAAAAGGAAGAAGAAAAAAAAGAATTACTTGATATGGATCAAGGTTCTCCAGAAGCCGCTCAAGAATATATAGAAAGGTTGAGAGAAATATTCCTGATTCCTGGTAAAGAACAAGAAACTATTAAACTTGCAAATATCGCATTAAATTTACACAAAAATAGTGCTCGAGCATTTAATTACAGGGCTGTTGCAAAAAGTAAGTTAAAAGATTATCAAGCCGCAATTGATGACTTCAATATGGCTAGTGAAATTGATCCAAGTTCTCCTGAAATCTATTTCAACAGAGGTCTAACCAAACATAAAATTAAAGATTATGTTGGAGCCATAATTGATTTCACAAAAGCAATTGAAATTAAACCTGATTACGCTTCGGCGTATAACAATCGTGGGAGTTCAAAATACTTACTAAATGACTACACAAGATCCATAATTGATTTCACAAAAGCAATTGAAATTAAACCTGATTACGCTTCGGCGTATAAAAATCGAGCCAGTTCCAAAATAAAAATAGATGATCGCATAGGTGCTTTAAATGATTTGACTAAAGCAATTAAAATTAAACCTGATTTTGAAGGAGCTTATGCTATACGTGGGTTAACAAAACATCAACTAGAAGACTACAAAGGTGCCATAAATGATTACACAAAAGCAATTAAAATTAGACCAGCCGATCTTCTCTATAAATATCGTGGAATCTCAAAATTCAAACTTCTAGACAAAAAAGGAGCTTGTTCAGACTTTAGAAATGTATCTGAATTAAATAATAAATATTGGGAAAATTGGTTTATAGATCAATGCAATATAAAGTAA
- a CDS encoding ion transporter: protein MQISSIREKLWLQVGEKKDGSLPSSWFNTFFAFLIIFSIVLVVIGTEFTPGSIAEKITNTFENSIGVIFVIEYLIRGFVSPLSKRYGKGLKGILRYLITPSSIIDLIAIAPIFLGIVGSEIYLVRIIRLARIFRLGKVGKFQNAFGHIIYAILSRIEELKIIGLYTGVLTLISSTLLYFAEGKIQPEAFGTIPKAMWWSIITITTVGYGDTYPISTLGRIITAITALAGISVIAIAAGLISSGFDEAIQNSRNKRSKKSD, encoded by the coding sequence ATGCAAATTTCATCTATAAGAGAAAAGCTTTGGCTCCAAGTAGGTGAAAAAAAAGATGGAAGTCTTCCGAGTTCTTGGTTTAATACTTTTTTTGCATTCTTAATAATTTTTTCAATTGTTTTGGTGGTAATTGGGACAGAATTTACTCCTGGTTCTATTGCTGAAAAAATAACTAATACGTTTGAAAATAGTATTGGTGTTATTTTTGTAATCGAATACCTAATAAGAGGTTTCGTATCTCCTTTGAGTAAGAGATATGGTAAAGGTTTAAAAGGGATTTTAAGATATCTTATAACTCCAAGTTCAATAATAGATTTAATTGCGATTGCGCCTATTTTTCTAGGGATAGTTGGGAGTGAAATTTACCTGGTAAGAATTATTAGATTAGCTAGGATATTCAGATTAGGAAAAGTAGGTAAATTTCAAAATGCTTTCGGACATATTATTTATGCAATTTTAAGCAGAATAGAAGAATTAAAAATCATAGGATTGTACACGGGCGTTCTTACTCTCATTAGTTCCACACTGCTTTATTTTGCCGAAGGTAAAATACAACCAGAAGCCTTTGGGACAATTCCTAAAGCTATGTGGTGGTCAATAATTACTATTACAACTGTTGGATATGGAGATACATATCCAATTAGCACTTTAGGCAGAATAATTACGGCAATAACAGCATTAGCTGGAATTAGCGTGATAGCAATCGCAGCAGGTCTTATTTCATCTGGTTTCGATGAGGCAATTCAAAATAGCAGAAATAAAAGGTCAAAAAAAAGTGACTGA
- a CDS encoding tetratricopeptide repeat-containing sulfotransferase family protein: MKGFGEEEKVKKKKLKKTTSENQNLINLAINLHSQGKIEEASNYYKNFIKQGLNDPKVFSNYGTILHSEGKLLEAELYTRKAIKLDSNFADAYCNLGNILKNQGKIKEAELSYRKAIKLKPDFINAHFNLGNLLKNQGKLKEAESSYRIATELKPNFISAHFNLGNLLKNQGKLKEAELSYRKAIKLNPGLAEAHLNLGNILQNMGRLKEAESFTRRTIELNPNFAEAYLNLGNILHNLENFKEAENSYRKATQLKPNFKEALIVFSIFLRNIGKLKDAELYTRKVIQLNPELAEAYSNLGAILISKGQFEDAKISLLKAIDLKPNFSRVFYLLSLLNSSNKDQEWQDRLFSENFLKNFSIRDQIFIYFARSNILHKNKNFTESAKNLKKANDLKLTLNPTKPNELIKKSSDLLIASKKARINQKLTLKYPQSIFIVGMPRSGSTLVESILSMNSNVQDLEEINILEESFEELRQNPEGITLAELYWQKVKDNKKEFKITTNKWLYNYQYAGIIASQMPNCKIIHCFRNPLDNILSIYRTHFTTRNKYCSSLIDCAKIYLDQENIMKEFKKNFRSKIYDLNYDLLVSNPKEEIESLISYLSWSWDEMYLKPHLNKRTVTTQSVVQVRSPINSKSIGVWKNYKDLLQPAIDLITKDKKS; the protein is encoded by the coding sequence ATGAAAGGTTTTGGTGAAGAGGAAAAAGTAAAAAAAAAGAAGCTTAAAAAAACTACTTCTGAGAATCAAAATTTAATTAATTTGGCAATTAATTTACATTCACAGGGTAAAATTGAAGAAGCATCTAATTATTATAAAAACTTTATTAAGCAAGGATTGAATGACCCTAAAGTCTTTTCAAATTACGGAACAATTTTGCATAGTGAAGGTAAATTATTAGAGGCAGAGTTATATACTCGTAAAGCAATTAAACTTGATTCTAATTTTGCAGATGCTTACTGCAATCTTGGAAATATACTTAAAAATCAGGGTAAAATAAAAGAAGCGGAATTATCATACCGTAAAGCAATTAAACTTAAGCCTGATTTCATAAATGCTCATTTTAATCTTGGTAATTTACTAAAAAACCAGGGTAAATTAAAAGAAGCGGAATCATCATACCGTATAGCTACGGAACTTAAACCTAACTTTATAAGTGCTCATTTTAATCTTGGTAATTTACTAAAAAACCAGGGTAAATTAAAAGAAGCGGAATTATCATACCGTAAAGCAATTAAACTTAATCCTGGATTAGCAGAAGCACATTTAAATCTTGGAAATATTTTGCAAAATATGGGTAGATTAAAAGAGGCAGAATCCTTTACTCGCAGAACAATTGAGTTAAACCCTAATTTTGCAGAAGCCTATTTAAATCTTGGAAATATTTTGCATAATCTAGAAAACTTTAAAGAAGCAGAAAATTCATACCGTAAAGCAACTCAACTAAAGCCTAACTTCAAGGAAGCCCTTATCGTTTTCTCTATATTCTTGCGAAATATTGGAAAATTAAAAGATGCAGAGTTATACACTCGCAAAGTAATTCAACTTAATCCTGAATTGGCAGAAGCATATTCAAATTTAGGAGCTATTTTAATAAGTAAAGGACAATTTGAAGATGCAAAAATATCACTCCTCAAAGCAATTGATTTAAAACCTAATTTTTCTAGAGTATTCTATTTGTTATCTTTACTAAACTCCTCCAACAAAGATCAAGAATGGCAGGATCGACTTTTTTCTGAAAACTTCCTAAAAAATTTTTCCATAAGAGATCAGATTTTTATATATTTTGCAAGGTCAAATATATTGCATAAAAATAAAAATTTTACAGAAAGTGCCAAAAATCTTAAAAAAGCAAATGACTTAAAACTAACTCTTAATCCAACTAAACCAAATGAACTGATCAAAAAATCTTCTGATTTACTTATTGCCTCTAAGAAAGCTAGGATCAATCAAAAATTAACTTTAAAATACCCTCAAAGTATTTTCATTGTTGGAATGCCTAGAAGCGGGTCAACATTAGTAGAGTCAATTCTTTCAATGAATTCCAATGTTCAAGACTTAGAAGAAATTAATATTCTTGAAGAATCTTTTGAAGAATTAAGGCAAAATCCTGAAGGTATTACATTGGCAGAATTATATTGGCAGAAAGTAAAAGACAATAAAAAAGAATTTAAAATTACTACTAATAAATGGTTATATAATTATCAATACGCAGGTATTATTGCGAGTCAAATGCCTAATTGCAAAATTATTCATTGTTTTAGAAATCCTTTAGATAATATTCTTTCAATTTACCGAACTCATTTCACAACAAGAAATAAATATTGTTCTTCCCTTATTGATTGCGCAAAAATATATTTAGATCAAGAAAATATAATGAAAGAATTCAAAAAAAACTTTCGTTCAAAAATATATGACTTAAATTATGATTTGTTGGTGAGTAATCCCAAGGAAGAAATTGAATCTTTAATTTCTTATCTAAGTTGGTCATGGGATGAGATGTACCTAAAACCTCATCTCAACAAACGAACTGTGACAACTCAAAGCGTAGTACAGGTTCGTTCTCCAATTAATTCAAAGTCAATTGGAGTATGGAAAAATTATAAAGATCTACTTCAACCTGCAATTGATCTTATAACCAAAGATAAGAAATCTTAA
- the psbF gene encoding cytochrome b559 subunit beta, long form: MDLRVLFVIAPIIFAWIFTLFWLEKWDVFRLTPLGLPKRGVAPFKNYQVWEDSAVVPNTGRPSVGYPVFTVRTAAVNALGIPTVFFLGAILAMQFKSY, from the coding sequence ATGGACTTAAGAGTTTTATTCGTAATTGCACCAATAATATTTGCATGGATTTTTACATTATTTTGGTTAGAGAAATGGGATGTATTTAGATTGACACCATTAGGTTTACCCAAAAGAGGAGTAGCTCCTTTTAAAAACTATCAAGTTTGGGAAGATTCAGCGGTTGTTCCTAACACAGGAAGACCATCAGTAGGATATCCAGTTTTTACAGTCAGAACTGCGGCTGTTAATGCCCTGGGGATTCCAACGGTTTTCTTCTTGGGTGCAATTTTGGCGATGCAGTTTAAATCTTATTAA
- a CDS encoding LOG family protein: protein MKKPKKHMSPKINNFKNLNLIINSDTYKLAHKDIGLLSRNEMRGVRMLLEITKPDLILEENKILSTIIIFGGASIKEESNAQKRIENIKELIKKNPKSILLKRNLNRLENLLLMSHYYQSAREFSKLASIRNQNKKCNSHVIVTGGGPGIMEAANRGAFEANCKSIGLNISLPNEQIPNAFITPGLCFKFNYFALRKIHFVMRSVAAVFFPGGFGTLDELFELLTLCQTGMKNKIPIILFGREYWDKVINFYYLADLGLIKDEHLNLFQYADTASEAWKIIKSSKKPA from the coding sequence ATGAAAAAACCCAAAAAGCATATGTCGCCTAAAATTAATAATTTTAAAAACCTGAATTTAATTATTAATTCTGATACTTATAAATTGGCTCACAAAGATATTGGTTTACTTAGCCGAAATGAAATGCGTGGAGTCAGAATGCTTCTTGAAATTACTAAACCAGATTTAATCCTTGAAGAAAATAAAATTCTTTCAACAATAATTATTTTTGGAGGCGCAAGCATTAAAGAAGAATCAAATGCACAAAAGAGAATTGAAAATATAAAAGAGTTAATTAAAAAAAATCCTAAATCGATACTTCTAAAACGAAATTTAAATAGATTAGAAAATTTGCTACTAATGAGTCACTATTATCAATCCGCAAGGGAATTTTCAAAACTTGCTTCAATTAGAAATCAAAATAAAAAATGTAATTCTCATGTAATTGTGACAGGTGGGGGGCCAGGAATTATGGAAGCTGCTAATAGAGGTGCATTTGAAGCAAATTGTAAATCTATAGGGTTAAATATCAGTCTTCCTAATGAACAAATCCCAAATGCTTTTATAACTCCTGGTCTTTGCTTTAAATTTAATTATTTTGCATTAAGAAAGATCCATTTTGTTATGCGATCAGTAGCTGCTGTTTTTTTCCCTGGAGGGTTTGGAACACTAGATGAATTATTTGAATTATTGACACTTTGTCAAACAGGCATGAAAAATAAAATCCCAATCATACTTTTTGGCAGAGAGTATTGGGATAAGGTAATTAACTTCTATTATCTAGCTGATCTTGGATTAATTAAAGATGAACACTTAAATCTTTTCCAATATGCAGACACCGCATCAGAAGCATGGAAAATTATCAAATCATCAAAAAAGCCAGCCTAG
- a CDS encoding metallophosphoesterase, with protein sequence MNQAVISCLHANLPAVEAVLKDIELQGITNITCLGDLVGYGPQPNEVIELIRDKEIPTCQGCWDEDVVDGLDACDCSYPSQLAEKRGHFAHQWTTDKLTTENKDYLANLPYSIRKDKCLFVHGSPNSQHEYLLPDMDAFAALERVENARAEILFCGHTHQPYIRELADGSIAVKIKNAVPKDTQEKEIQLPMRRIVNAGSVGEPRHGGTKATYVVHNDVTNEVKIREVEYDIELTCKAIIDAGLPPIFAWRLKNGFEFAEQAEDASHVCER encoded by the coding sequence ATGAATCAAGCTGTCATCTCATGTTTACATGCAAATCTACCTGCAGTAGAGGCTGTCTTAAAAGATATTGAACTCCAAGGAATTACAAATATTACCTGTCTTGGAGATCTAGTGGGTTATGGTCCTCAACCTAATGAGGTTATTGAGTTAATAAGAGATAAAGAAATTCCTACTTGTCAGGGATGTTGGGACGAAGACGTTGTTGATGGATTAGATGCTTGCGATTGTAGTTATCCTTCTCAGCTTGCTGAAAAAAGAGGTCATTTTGCTCATCAATGGACTACAGATAAATTAACTACAGAAAATAAGGATTATCTAGCTAATCTACCCTACTCAATACGTAAAGATAAGTGTCTTTTTGTTCATGGTAGTCCTAATAGTCAACATGAATATCTTCTTCCCGATATGGATGCATTCGCAGCTCTTGAGAGAGTTGAAAATGCCAGAGCAGAGATTCTTTTTTGTGGTCATACTCACCAACCTTATATTCGCGAATTAGCAGATGGTTCAATTGCTGTAAAGATCAAAAATGCTGTTCCCAAAGATACTCAAGAAAAAGAAATTCAATTGCCTATGCGAAGAATAGTAAATGCAGGTTCAGTTGGAGAGCCAAGACATGGAGGAACTAAAGCTACTTATGTTGTTCATAACGATGTCACTAATGAAGTAAAAATTAGAGAAGTGGAATATGATATTGAACTTACTTGTAAAGCAATAATAGATGCCGGTCTTCCTCCGATTTTTGCATGGCGTTTAAAAAATGGATTCGAATTTGCAGAACAAGCTGAAGATGCATCTCATGTTTGTGAAAGATGA
- a CDS encoding GTP-binding protein → MSQVCLISGSPGCGKTNWILNTFKNYSGNCGYLRLGGYSEINLEQAINTKIDFAFLKDQIPNLLDLSISNSISEKDKENILIIIEFPQFFTPKSQGINGVDLRIINELEKYNLQPNRYLHFGRDPELSIKDTLDFREIESISLDLQKHIWDPASLNTFWFELVNGAYGDVYRAKALMNLPDGRYILFNWIVSQQGSQYQTLNQVAPLNGRPERCSEIVIQGKNLNFESIKATIHNCLLNDAVLDHHQTSLRNSQLQTARR, encoded by the coding sequence ATGAGTCAAGTCTGTTTAATATCAGGTTCGCCAGGATGCGGTAAGACAAATTGGATACTAAATACTTTTAAGAATTATTCTGGCAATTGTGGTTACTTACGTCTTGGAGGATATTCCGAAATTAATTTAGAGCAAGCTATAAATACAAAAATTGATTTTGCTTTTTTGAAAGATCAAATTCCTAACTTATTAGACTTATCTATTTCAAACTCAATATCAGAGAAAGATAAAGAAAACATTTTAATTATTATTGAATTTCCACAATTTTTTACACCTAAATCTCAGGGTATTAATGGAGTTGATCTGAGAATTATTAATGAACTTGAAAAATATAATCTCCAGCCAAATAGATATCTTCATTTTGGTAGAGATCCAGAATTATCAATTAAAGATACTTTAGATTTTAGAGAAATTGAATCAATAAGCCTTGATCTTCAAAAGCATATTTGGGATCCTGCAAGCTTGAATACTTTTTGGTTTGAATTAGTTAATGGTGCTTATGGGGATGTATATAGAGCAAAAGCATTAATGAACTTACCTGATGGGCGTTACATCTTGTTTAATTGGATAGTCAGTCAGCAAGGATCTCAATATCAAACATTAAACCAAGTTGCCCCTCTTAATGGAAGACCAGAAAGATGTTCTGAAATTGTTATACAAGGGAAAAATTTAAACTTCGAGTCAATAAAAGCAACGATTCATAATTGCCTTCTTAATGATGCTGTACTAGATCATCATCAAACTTCACTTAGAAATTCACAATTACAAACTGCTCGCCGTTAA